From Etheostoma spectabile isolate EspeVRDwgs_2016 chromosome 8, UIUC_Espe_1.0, whole genome shotgun sequence, a single genomic window includes:
- the LOC116693952 gene encoding aryl hydrocarbon receptor nuclear translocator-like protein 1 isoform X2 codes for MDKGRLERHIDKIDGFSFDDMDPDKDKLGSDQQGRIKNAREAHSQIEKRRRDKMNSFIDELASLVPTCNAMSRKLDKLTVLRMAVQHMKTLRGAANPYTEANYKPSFLSDDELKHLILRAADGFLFVVGCDRGKILFVSESVYKILNYSQNDLIGQSLFDYLHPKDIAKVKEQLSSSDTAPRERLIDAKTGLPVKTDITPGPSRLCSGARRSFFCRMKCNRPSVKVEDKDFPSTCSKKKADRKSFCTIHSTGYLKSWPPTKMGLDEDNEPDNEGCNLSCLVAIGRLHPHIVPQPSLADIRVKPTEYVSRHAIDGKFVFVDQRATAILAYLPQELLGTSFYEYFHQDDIGHLAECHRQVLQMREKINTNCYKFKIKDGSFITLRSRWFSFMNPWTKEVEYIVSTNTVVSCPIMEGSDYPQSAASPQSMDSVLTSEGGGRRALQTVPGIPGGTRAGAGKIGRMIAEEVMEIQRIRGSSPSSCGSSPLNITSTPPPDTCSPGGKKIQNGGTPEQPSTGIIPGPDSVGYPYSNQSIMSDNSHLSIDIMDEPGSSSPSNDEAAMAVIMSLLEADAGLGGPVDFSDLPWPL; via the exons ATGGATAAAGGAAGGCTGGAAAGACATATTGACAA AATTGATGGCTTCTCATTTGA TGACATGGACCCGGACAAAGATAAACTGGGAAG TGACCAACAGGGCAGGATTAAGAATGCCAG AGAGGCTCACAGCCAGATCGAGAAGCGTCGCAGGGACAAGATGAACAGCTTCATCGACGAGCTGGCGTCACTGGTGCCCACCTGTAACGCCATGTCCCGCAAACTTGACAAGCTGACGGTCCTGCGCATGGCTGTCCAGCACATGAAGACACTCCGAG gtgcagCCAACCCCTACACAGAGGCCAACTACAAGCCTTCCTTCCTTTCAGATGATGAACTGAAGCACTTGATATTAAGG GCTGCTGATGGTTTCCTTTTTGTGGTTGGGTGCGACCGCGGAAAGATCCTCTTTGTTTCCGAATCAGTCTACAAGATCCTTAACTACAGCCAG AACGACCTGATAGGTCAGAGCCTGTTTGACTACCTACACCCCAAGGACATTGCCAAGGTCAAAGAGCAGCTGTCCTCTTCTGATACGGCCCCACGAGAGAGACTCATTGATGCTAAAA CTGGTCTTCCAGTGAAGACAGACATCACCCCCGGTCCATCTAGACTCTGTTCTGGAGCCAGAAGGTCATTTTTCTGCAGGATGAAGTGCAACAGGCCGTCTGTCAAAGTAGAGGATAAAGACTTTCCCTCCACCTGCTCTAAGAAAAAAG CGGACCGTAAGAGCTTCTGCACTATTCACAGCACGGGATACCTAAAGAGCTGGCCGCCCACCAAGATGGGTCTCGACGAGGATAACGAGCCCGACAATGAGGGCTGCAACCTGAGCTGCCTGGTAGCCATAGGCCGCCTGCACCCCCACATTGTCCCCCAACCCAGCCTGGCAGACATCAGGGTAAAGCCCACAGAGTACGTCTCGCGGCACGCCATCGATGGCAAATTTGTCTTCGTTGACCAGAG AGCCACAGCCATCCTAGCCTACTTGCCCCAGGAGCTGCTGGGAACCTCCTTCTATGAGTATTTCCACCAGGATGACATTGGCCACCTGGCAGAGTGCCACAGACAAG TGCTGCAGATGAGAGAGAAGATCAACACCAACTGTTACAAATTCAAGATCAAAGACGGCTCTTTCATCACACTGAGGAGCCGATGGTTTAGCTTCATGAACCCCTGGACCAAGGAGGTGGAGTACATTGTCTCCACCAACACTGTTGTGTC GTGTCCTATCATGGAAGGATCCGATTATCCTCAATCCGCTGCCTCACCACAGAGTATGGACAGTGTTCTCACCTCAGAGG GTGGAGGAAGGAGGGCACTGCAGACAGTCCCTGGCATCCCTGGTGGCACAAGAGCAGGAGCCGGCAAAATTGGACGCATGATTGCAGAGGAAGTGATGGAGATCCAGAG GATTCGAGGCTCCTCTCCCTCCAGCTGTGGCTCCAGCCCTCTGAACATCACCAGCACCCCTCCACCTGACACATGCTCCCCAGGGGGCAAGAAG ATTCAGAATGGAGGGACACCCGAGCAGCCGAGCACAGGGATCATTCCTGGCCCTGATTCTGTAGGCTACCCCTACTCCAACCAGTCCATCATGA GTGACAACTCCCACCTAAGTATAGACATCATGGACGAGCCTGGTTCCAGTAGCCCTAGCAACGACGAGGCGGCCATGGCTGTCATCATGTCCCTTCTGGAGGCGGACGCTGGCCTGGGCGGCCCCGTCGACTTCAGCGACCTGCCCTGGCCTTTGTGA
- the LOC116693952 gene encoding aryl hydrocarbon receptor nuclear translocator-like protein 1 isoform X1, with protein sequence MEGDDFNTEAVMNICDDLMADQRMDISSTMTDFMSPGSTDLISSSISTPSMDYTRKRKGSTTDYQIDGFSFDDMDPDKDKLGSDQQGRIKNAREAHSQIEKRRRDKMNSFIDELASLVPTCNAMSRKLDKLTVLRMAVQHMKTLRGAANPYTEANYKPSFLSDDELKHLILRAADGFLFVVGCDRGKILFVSESVYKILNYSQNDLIGQSLFDYLHPKDIAKVKEQLSSSDTAPRERLIDAKTGLPVKTDITPGPSRLCSGARRSFFCRMKCNRPSVKVEDKDFPSTCSKKKADRKSFCTIHSTGYLKSWPPTKMGLDEDNEPDNEGCNLSCLVAIGRLHPHIVPQPSLADIRVKPTEYVSRHAIDGKFVFVDQRATAILAYLPQELLGTSFYEYFHQDDIGHLAECHRQVLQMREKINTNCYKFKIKDGSFITLRSRWFSFMNPWTKEVEYIVSTNTVVSCPIMEGSDYPQSAASPQSMDSVLTSEGGGRRALQTVPGIPGGTRAGAGKIGRMIAEEVMEIQRIRGSSPSSCGSSPLNITSTPPPDTCSPGGKKIQNGGTPEQPSTGIIPGPDSVGYPYSNQSIMSDNSHLSIDIMDEPGSSSPSNDEAAMAVIMSLLEADAGLGGPVDFSDLPWPL encoded by the exons ATGGAAGGAGATGATTTTAACACTGAGGCTGTGATGAACATCTGTG ATGACCTGATGGCAGACCAAAGGATGGACATCTCGTCTACAATGACTGACTTCATGTCCCCGGGGTCCACTGACCTCATCTCTAGCTCCATCAGCACTCCTAGCATGGACTACACCCGCAAGAGGAAGGGCAGCACTACCGATTACCA AATTGATGGCTTCTCATTTGA TGACATGGACCCGGACAAAGATAAACTGGGAAG TGACCAACAGGGCAGGATTAAGAATGCCAG AGAGGCTCACAGCCAGATCGAGAAGCGTCGCAGGGACAAGATGAACAGCTTCATCGACGAGCTGGCGTCACTGGTGCCCACCTGTAACGCCATGTCCCGCAAACTTGACAAGCTGACGGTCCTGCGCATGGCTGTCCAGCACATGAAGACACTCCGAG gtgcagCCAACCCCTACACAGAGGCCAACTACAAGCCTTCCTTCCTTTCAGATGATGAACTGAAGCACTTGATATTAAGG GCTGCTGATGGTTTCCTTTTTGTGGTTGGGTGCGACCGCGGAAAGATCCTCTTTGTTTCCGAATCAGTCTACAAGATCCTTAACTACAGCCAG AACGACCTGATAGGTCAGAGCCTGTTTGACTACCTACACCCCAAGGACATTGCCAAGGTCAAAGAGCAGCTGTCCTCTTCTGATACGGCCCCACGAGAGAGACTCATTGATGCTAAAA CTGGTCTTCCAGTGAAGACAGACATCACCCCCGGTCCATCTAGACTCTGTTCTGGAGCCAGAAGGTCATTTTTCTGCAGGATGAAGTGCAACAGGCCGTCTGTCAAAGTAGAGGATAAAGACTTTCCCTCCACCTGCTCTAAGAAAAAAG CGGACCGTAAGAGCTTCTGCACTATTCACAGCACGGGATACCTAAAGAGCTGGCCGCCCACCAAGATGGGTCTCGACGAGGATAACGAGCCCGACAATGAGGGCTGCAACCTGAGCTGCCTGGTAGCCATAGGCCGCCTGCACCCCCACATTGTCCCCCAACCCAGCCTGGCAGACATCAGGGTAAAGCCCACAGAGTACGTCTCGCGGCACGCCATCGATGGCAAATTTGTCTTCGTTGACCAGAG AGCCACAGCCATCCTAGCCTACTTGCCCCAGGAGCTGCTGGGAACCTCCTTCTATGAGTATTTCCACCAGGATGACATTGGCCACCTGGCAGAGTGCCACAGACAAG TGCTGCAGATGAGAGAGAAGATCAACACCAACTGTTACAAATTCAAGATCAAAGACGGCTCTTTCATCACACTGAGGAGCCGATGGTTTAGCTTCATGAACCCCTGGACCAAGGAGGTGGAGTACATTGTCTCCACCAACACTGTTGTGTC GTGTCCTATCATGGAAGGATCCGATTATCCTCAATCCGCTGCCTCACCACAGAGTATGGACAGTGTTCTCACCTCAGAGG GTGGAGGAAGGAGGGCACTGCAGACAGTCCCTGGCATCCCTGGTGGCACAAGAGCAGGAGCCGGCAAAATTGGACGCATGATTGCAGAGGAAGTGATGGAGATCCAGAG GATTCGAGGCTCCTCTCCCTCCAGCTGTGGCTCCAGCCCTCTGAACATCACCAGCACCCCTCCACCTGACACATGCTCCCCAGGGGGCAAGAAG ATTCAGAATGGAGGGACACCCGAGCAGCCGAGCACAGGGATCATTCCTGGCCCTGATTCTGTAGGCTACCCCTACTCCAACCAGTCCATCATGA GTGACAACTCCCACCTAAGTATAGACATCATGGACGAGCCTGGTTCCAGTAGCCCTAGCAACGACGAGGCGGCCATGGCTGTCATCATGTCCCTTCTGGAGGCGGACGCTGGCCTGGGCGGCCCCGTCGACTTCAGCGACCTGCCCTGGCCTTTGTGA